The following coding sequences are from one Leptolyngbya sp. NIES-3755 window:
- a CDS encoding peptidase M50 (similar to AA sequence:cyanobase_aa:LBDG_03910), producing the protein MQSGWRVGSLFGIPLLIDPSWFFILVIVTLSNALRWQIRYPDWGTPVAWGTGFAMALLLFASVLLHELGHSLVAKVQGIRVQSITLFFFGGIAAIAQEPKTPGKAFQVAIAGPAVSFILFLLLTLVTVFTPNTDVPLNVLVRDLAAINLILTLFNMIPGLPLDGGQVLKAIVWKLTGSQIKGIRTAAKVGRFLGTIAIVWGLADAFGLTRSLGLPYGGGLWGAVIGWFVVQNASAYDRITELQEAMLKVKAEDAMTREFRVLDAKMPLRKFADDYLISDVRAPIYYAASNGRYRGVVNAEDLQRIERSEWETKTLLDIVHPLTEVPTVQESTSIVEVIQLLENQKLARVTVLSPAEAVSGVIDRGDIVKAIALKMNLRISDAAIKQIKEEGAYPPGLQLGAIAQAAADLR; encoded by the coding sequence ATGCAATCCGGTTGGCGAGTTGGGTCACTCTTTGGCATTCCGTTGCTTATTGACCCGTCCTGGTTCTTTATCCTTGTGATTGTCACGCTGAGTAATGCACTCCGGTGGCAGATTCGCTATCCCGATTGGGGAACTCCGGTTGCCTGGGGAACTGGGTTTGCGATGGCATTGTTACTGTTTGCTTCGGTGCTCCTTCACGAATTGGGGCATAGCCTGGTCGCAAAAGTTCAAGGGATTCGAGTGCAGTCGATTACGCTGTTCTTCTTTGGGGGAATTGCCGCGATCGCACAAGAGCCAAAGACCCCAGGAAAAGCGTTCCAAGTTGCGATCGCAGGTCCAGCGGTTAGTTTCATCCTATTTCTGTTGCTCACTCTAGTCACGGTCTTTACGCCCAACACAGACGTGCCGCTGAATGTGCTGGTACGCGATTTAGCAGCGATTAATCTAATCTTGACGCTGTTTAACATGATCCCCGGTCTGCCGCTGGATGGTGGACAAGTCTTGAAAGCGATCGTATGGAAGCTGACTGGAAGCCAGATCAAAGGAATTCGGACAGCCGCAAAAGTTGGACGATTCTTGGGAACGATCGCGATCGTCTGGGGACTGGCGGATGCGTTTGGTCTGACACGATCTTTGGGATTGCCCTATGGCGGTGGACTGTGGGGAGCGGTGATTGGATGGTTCGTCGTGCAGAATGCTAGTGCTTACGATCGCATTACTGAACTTCAGGAAGCTATGTTGAAGGTGAAAGCTGAAGATGCAATGACTCGTGAGTTTCGGGTGCTGGATGCGAAGATGCCACTGCGGAAATTTGCGGATGATTATTTGATTAGTGATGTTCGCGCCCCTATTTACTACGCAGCCTCGAATGGACGCTATCGAGGGGTTGTAAATGCTGAGGATCTTCAGCGGATCGAGCGCAGCGAGTGGGAAACGAAAACATTATTAGATATCGTTCATCCGTTGACGGAAGTGCCGACTGTACAGGAATCGACTTCGATCGTAGAAGTGATTCAATTATTGGAAAATCAGAAATTGGCGCGGGTGACGGTATTATCGCCAGCGGAAGCGGTTTCGGGTGTGATCGATCGAGGCGATATTGTGAAAGCGATCGCCCTAAAGATGAATCTGCGAATTTCGGATGCAGCGATAAAACAAATTAAGGAAGAAGGGGCATATCCGCCCGGATTGCAATTAGGAGCGATCGCACAGGCGGCAGCGGATCTGAGATAA